The genome window GGAACCTGAATCACTGAATGGTGACCGGCGCCCCTTGCCACCGCCGGGTCCTGCTGTAGAATTTTACCGACCCGCTCGAACGGACCGAATGGCGAATCGGCTACGGCGTACGCTACAGAGTAGTTGGGCCCCGTCCAGCCGCCTTCCGACCACATGAAATAGTATTTACCATTTCGGATAAACATCGTAGGCCCTTCAACGTAGCTTTTTGGGGTTATTTCCCGGAACAGCGTACCATCCGGGAATGGCAGAAAACCAGTAAAATCGTCTTTCAGGCGGGCAATGTTGCAATGGCCCCAGCCGCCGTACAGCATATAATACTGACCGTCTTTATCCTTGAATACAAACTGATCGATGGGTTGAGCGCCATTGTGAATCTGCCCGATGAGCGGTTTGTTGAGGTAGTCCCGAAAGGGACCCGCTGGATTATCGGCAACAGTCACACCGACGCCACCCACTTCCTTTTTGTCGTCATGAATATCGTTTGCGCCGAAGAAGAGAAAATACTTACCGTCTTTTTCGATAATGGCCGGAGCCCACATGGCCTTCTTCGCCCATTTTACGGCTGTCGAGTCAAGGATGCGGCTGTGCTTGGTCCAGGTGACCAGATCGGGCGATGAGAAGGCGTCAAAAAACACCTGCTTCTCGTAAGGGGCTGAATACGTTGGATATATCCAATACTGGTTTTTGAAAATCACACCTTCGGGGTCGGCGTACCAACCCGGAAAAACGGGGTTGCCCGATGTTTTTGCTGCATCCTGCGCAGATAATGAGAGCGTTGTGAAAATGAGTAAACAAGCGGGGAGTACGCATCGAAAGATAGGCATACGGGTTAAGATGAGGACGTAAGAAGAGTTCAGAACAAAAGTAAAACCGGATTCGGGATACCAAGCGAAAAATGCACGCTTTCTGGGTTTTCTTTACTGACTGATTAATTAATTAATTGCCTGCCCTACCTTTCGTTGTGGCCGGATGTGTCAAACGTAGACGACCGCGTATTTCTTCCCCGGCAACGATCGCACAAAACCCTGAAACTCCAGCGTGAGCAGGAGAGAGGCCAGTTTGCCCATGGGTATCTGACTCTTCCAGCTCAGCTCATCGATGTGCAGGTCACTGGCTTGCCGCAGTAAGGCGATAATCTGGCTTTCTTCCTCCGTAATGTCAACCGGCAGGGACAACGGCTGTTTCGCGCGTAGACCGGAAGGCGCTGTTGTCGTGTCCGCGCGGTCCCAGTTGAGGGCTTCAATAATGTCTTTGGGACTGGTGTAAATCTGGGCTTTGTTTTCGCGAATGAGTTTGTTGCAACCCGCCGAAAAAGCCTGGTTCAACTGTCCCGGCACGGCAAAAACCTCGCGGTGATAATTGTTAGCGTATTCGGCGGTAATGAGCGCTCCCCCTTTCGCGGCTGCTTCAACGACCACGACCGCATCGCTTAAACCCGCAATAATTCGGTTGCGGGCCGGAAACAGGTGAGCGTCTGGTTTCGTACCCGGCTGACTTTCGGTAAGCAGACCACCCATCACCTGCATTTCCTGCGCAGTTTTCTGGTGTACATTAGGATAAATAATGTCCAGACCGCTCGCCATCACACCAATGGTTGGTAAGCCGTTGGTTAGACTGGCCCGGTGGGCGGCAATGTCGATTCCGTAGGCAAGTCCGCTAATAATCGTCGCCCCATACGGCACAACGGCCTCGATGATGTCGCTGGTAACGCGTCGTCCGTATTCGGTTGCCTGTCGGGTTCCCACGAGCCCAATCGTACGGGAAGCGTTCAGATCGCCCGACCCTTTAAAATACAGCAGAGCCGGGGCATCGTACAAGCTTTTGAGACGGGCTGGGTAGGCTTTGTCGGTATAAAATAAGGCGGTGGCTCCCAGCTTTGCCATACGATCGGCGAGTTGCTG of Spirosoma agri contains these proteins:
- a CDS encoding glycoside hydrolase family 43 protein, coding for MPIFRCVLPACLLIFTTLSLSAQDAAKTSGNPVFPGWYADPEGVIFKNQYWIYPTYSAPYEKQVFFDAFSSPDLVTWTKHSRILDSTAVKWAKKAMWAPAIIEKDGKYFLFFGANDIHDDKKEVGGVGVTVADNPAGPFRDYLNKPLIGQIHNGAQPIDQFVFKDKDGQYYMLYGGWGHCNIARLKDDFTGFLPFPDGTLFREITPKSYVEGPTMFIRNGKYYFMWSEGGWTGPNYSVAYAVADSPFGPFERVGKILQQDPAVARGAGHHSVIQVPGTDEWYIVYHRRPLTETDGNHRETCIDHLYFDEKGAIKPVKITTGGVEARSLLKK
- the dprA gene encoding DNA-processing protein DprA, coding for MPTDTHYQLALTLVPGVGSILIRQLISYCGSAPDVFRSPLARLMKVPGIGEVTARAILKPGILDEAQQLADRMAKLGATALFYTDKAYPARLKSLYDAPALLYFKGSGDLNASRTIGLVGTRQATEYGRRVTSDIIEAVVPYGATIISGLAYGIDIAAHRASLTNGLPTIGVMASGLDIIYPNVHQKTAQEMQVMGGLLTESQPGTKPDAHLFPARNRIIAGLSDAVVVVEAAAKGGALITAEYANNYHREVFAVPGQLNQAFSAGCNKLIRENKAQIYTSPKDIIEALNWDRADTTTAPSGLRAKQPLSLPVDITEEESQIIALLRQASDLHIDELSWKSQIPMGKLASLLLTLEFQGFVRSLPGKKYAVVYV